In one window of Mucilaginibacter auburnensis DNA:
- a CDS encoding MarR family winged helix-turn-helix transcriptional regulator, with the protein MEDLLKLENQVCFPIYAFSRSLTNLYRPLLAKLDITYPQYLVLMVLWEHKEQTVNQLCERLYLDTGTLTPLLKRLEQKKLVNRSRSKQDERIVMISLTGLGIQLKERAKHIPMELLNCTKVSVDELLQLKALLNKVLSR; encoded by the coding sequence ATGGAAGATTTACTTAAGCTCGAAAATCAGGTTTGTTTCCCCATATATGCGTTTTCCAGAAGCTTGACCAATTTATACAGGCCATTGCTGGCAAAACTTGACATCACTTATCCGCAGTATTTGGTTTTAATGGTGTTATGGGAGCATAAAGAGCAAACCGTAAATCAATTATGTGAGAGGTTGTATTTAGATACAGGAACGCTTACACCATTGTTGAAAAGGCTGGAACAAAAAAAATTGGTAAACAGATCGCGAAGCAAGCAAGACGAGCGTATAGTAATGATCTCACTAACAGGTTTAGGCATCCAACTTAAAGAAAGGGCGAAGCACATCCCGATGGAATTGCTCAATTGTACAAAGGTGTCTGTTGACGAATTATTACAGTTAAAAGCGCTTTTAAATAAAGTATTAAGTAGATAA
- a CDS encoding nitroreductase family protein, with amino-acid sequence MSLIENLKWRYATKKYDPTKKVSQEDVNKIVEAARLAPTSSGLQQFRVLVVSNQQIKEKLAPSSLNPEVMVDCSHVLVFAAWDRYTAERIDSIYDRITEERGLPQGRFASYTDKIKNIYLNETAEENFVHTARQSYIGFALALAQAAELRIDSTPAEGFNNALVDELLELESLGLKSVTLLYLGYRDENDWLAPMKKVRNPIEDFVIEYK; translated from the coding sequence ATGTCTTTAATAGAAAACTTGAAGTGGAGATACGCCACTAAAAAATACGATCCAACTAAAAAAGTAAGCCAGGAGGACGTTAATAAAATTGTTGAAGCCGCAAGGTTGGCCCCTACTTCTTCGGGACTGCAACAGTTCAGGGTGCTGGTTGTGTCTAATCAGCAGATCAAAGAAAAACTCGCGCCGAGTTCGCTTAACCCGGAGGTAATGGTTGATTGTTCGCACGTGCTGGTATTTGCCGCCTGGGACCGTTATACAGCCGAACGGATTGACAGTATTTACGATCGGATCACAGAGGAAAGAGGTTTGCCCCAAGGCAGATTTGCCAGCTATACAGATAAGATCAAAAATATTTATTTGAACGAAACTGCCGAGGAAAACTTTGTACACACAGCACGTCAATCATACATTGGGTTTGCTTTGGCCCTTGCACAAGCTGCCGAACTTAGAATAGACAGTACTCCTGCAGAAGGATTCAACAATGCCCTGGTTGATGAATTACTTGAACTGGAGTCGTTAGGTCTGAAAAGTGTGACTTTGTTATACTTAGGCTATCGTGATGAAAACGACTGGCTTGCACCCATGAAAAAAGTTCGTAACCCTATCGAAGATTTTGTAATTGAATACAAATAA
- a CDS encoding superoxide dismutase family protein produces the protein MRKHFITAMGFCLVVAMAACDSAGKKTEEVDARADSANMSDTAMATMPADTAMYNAASASISGTKADTVVTGMAKFTRKGNKTELQLTLEVPKKANSTVAVHFHEHGDCSDEGKGAHGHWNPTNEEHGKWGSGKYHSGDIGNIKLDKDGKATFTVETDRWTIGGPEKTNILNRGIIVHSGVDDYKSQPAGNSGSRIGCGVIQKM, from the coding sequence ATGAGAAAACATTTTATAACTGCTATGGGCTTTTGCCTGGTTGTAGCTATGGCAGCCTGCGATTCGGCGGGTAAAAAAACCGAAGAAGTTGATGCACGTGCCGATTCGGCAAACATGTCTGATACAGCTATGGCTACCATGCCCGCTGATACTGCCATGTATAATGCTGCAAGCGCATCTATAAGCGGCACCAAGGCGGATACCGTTGTAACCGGTATGGCTAAATTTACCCGCAAAGGCAACAAAACAGAATTGCAGCTTACCCTTGAAGTACCTAAAAAAGCTAATTCAACCGTTGCCGTTCACTTCCACGAGCATGGCGATTGCAGCGATGAGGGCAAAGGTGCTCACGGCCACTGGAACCCAACCAATGAAGAACACGGTAAATGGGGTTCGGGAAAATACCACTCAGGTGATATTGGCAACATTAAACTGGATAAAGATGGCAAAGCTACCTTTACCGTTGAAACCGACCGCTGGACAATTGGTGGTCCTGAAAAAACCAACATCCTTAATCGTGGCATTATTGTTCACTCGGGTGTTGATGATTATAAATCTCAACCGGCAGGTAATTCGGGCAGCAGGATAGGTTGCGGTGTAATTCAAAAAATGTAA
- a CDS encoding DoxX family protein has product MHTSRLQNIARIVLGAFLTFAGVSHVTFNRHEFLAQVPKWLPIDPDLTVILSGIVEISLGLALIFVIQYRKWVGIAAAVFFVLIFPGNISQYVNKVDAFGLNTDNARFIRLFFQPLLILWALWSTNALKKKHH; this is encoded by the coding sequence ATGCATACCTCCAGACTACAAAACATTGCACGCATAGTGCTGGGTGCCTTTCTAACATTTGCCGGTGTAAGCCATGTAACGTTTAACCGGCATGAGTTTTTAGCCCAAGTTCCGAAGTGGCTTCCTATTGATCCAGACCTGACAGTTATTTTATCAGGAATAGTGGAGATCAGTTTGGGCCTGGCGCTCATTTTTGTAATACAATATAGAAAATGGGTGGGCATAGCCGCTGCAGTTTTCTTCGTATTGATCTTCCCGGGTAACATATCACAATATGTAAATAAAGTTGATGCCTTTGGGCTCAATACCGATAACGCAAGATTTATAAGACTCTTTTTCCAGCCATTACTTATACTATGGGCACTTTGGAGTACCAACGCGCTCAAAAAGAAACATCATTAA
- a CDS encoding type 1 glutamine amidotransferase domain-containing protein: protein MKILFVVTSHDELGNTGHKTGFWVEEFAAPYYKFTDAGYEVVVATPKGGKAPIDPNSEAPSAQTDATKRYYSDANAQSVIAHTHKLSEINESDYDAIFYPGGHGPLWDLANDQKSAQLILDFYNSGKLVGAVCHAPGVFKNVKFENGEPFVKGKNVTGFSNTEEAAVKLTDVVPFLVEDQLKDLGGNYSKVADWGVHLVEDGLLITGQNPASSEGVAEKMINRLK from the coding sequence ATGAAAATTCTATTTGTAGTTACCTCACACGATGAATTAGGCAATACAGGCCACAAAACAGGTTTTTGGGTGGAGGAGTTTGCAGCACCATATTATAAATTTACAGATGCCGGTTATGAAGTGGTTGTTGCTACCCCTAAGGGAGGTAAGGCACCAATTGATCCCAACAGTGAGGCGCCTTCCGCGCAAACCGATGCGACCAAACGTTATTACAGTGATGCCAATGCACAAAGCGTTATTGCCCACACACACAAGCTCAGTGAAATAAACGAATCAGATTATGATGCCATTTTTTATCCGGGTGGACATGGCCCACTGTGGGACCTTGCTAATGATCAAAAATCGGCACAGTTGATTCTTGACTTTTATAACAGTGGCAAATTAGTGGGTGCTGTGTGCCACGCGCCCGGCGTATTTAAAAACGTAAAGTTTGAAAATGGTGAGCCTTTTGTTAAAGGAAAAAACGTTACCGGGTTTTCAAACACCGAAGAGGCGGCAGTAAAATTAACAGATGTTGTTCCTTTCTTAGTTGAAGATCAACTTAAAGATCTGGGTGGAAACTATAGCAAAGTGGCTGACTGGGGTGTGCACCTAGTAGAAGATGGTTTATTGATCACCGGACAAAATCCGGCATCGTCTGAGGGGGTAGCTGAGAAAATGATCAACCGTTTAAAATAA
- a CDS encoding GIN domain-containing protein, with protein MKTKFTTIIATVALLLSTSTLTFAGVKTDDNGAAVTSTELKQVGKIDAIEASGNVDVYIMNGDNDAVKVYSDYYGENAVVQNEDGVLRIASYGNDKLMVLVTVSDLHSITANDEAFVKTYGDALSAKSLLVDLNDKAVAVLKLDAIAAGITVNGDARADLYGMVENYSLARSATSTVNKDQLESYASRVKTLAQPKAARTHAFVNLGANAALLN; from the coding sequence ATGAAAACTAAATTCACAACAATCATCGCAACTGTAGCATTATTATTAAGCACAAGCACCCTAACTTTTGCAGGTGTAAAAACAGACGACAACGGCGCTGCCGTTACCTCAACAGAATTAAAACAAGTTGGTAAAATAGATGCCATTGAGGCCAGTGGAAATGTTGACGTATACATTATGAACGGCGATAACGACGCGGTTAAAGTATACAGCGATTACTACGGCGAGAACGCGGTGGTACAAAACGAAGACGGTGTGTTGCGCATTGCATCATACGGCAACGACAAACTTATGGTATTGGTAACCGTTAGCGACCTGCACTCCATAACAGCAAACGACGAAGCCTTTGTTAAAACCTACGGTGACGCGCTTTCAGCAAAATCATTATTGGTTGATCTGAATGATAAAGCGGTTGCGGTTTTAAAACTGGATGCCATTGCAGCCGGCATAACTGTTAACGGTGATGCCCGCGCTGATTTGTACGGAATGGTGGAGAACTATAGCCTGGCCCGCAGCGCAACCTCAACTGTTAACAAAGATCAATTGGAATCATATGCAAGCCGTGTTAAAACTTTAGCGCAACCTAAAGCTGCACGCACCCATGCTTTTGTTAACTTAGGTGCAAACGCAGCATTATTGAACTAA
- a CDS encoding organic hydroperoxide resistance protein, translated as MKILYTTDVTATGGRNGHVKSDNGVLNLDVRVPKALGGANDDYTNPEQLFAAGYAACFDSALNLVMRQENVSAGGTTVNAKVSIGQNDAGGFGLAVELNVNIKEVELSKAIELVDKAHQVCPYSNATRGNVEVKLNVTNN; from the coding sequence ATGAAAATATTATATACCACGGATGTAACCGCTACAGGTGGCCGCAATGGCCATGTAAAAAGTGATAATGGCGTGTTAAACCTTGATGTTAGGGTACCCAAAGCACTTGGCGGCGCTAATGACGATTACACTAATCCCGAACAGTTATTTGCGGCAGGGTATGCCGCCTGTTTTGATAGCGCACTGAATTTGGTGATGAGGCAAGAGAACGTCTCTGCCGGAGGTACTACAGTCAACGCAAAAGTAAGCATCGGTCAAAATGATGCCGGAGGCTTTGGCCTGGCGGTGGAGTTAAACGTTAATATTAAAGAAGTTGAACTAAGTAAGGCTATTGAATTAGTTGACAAAGCTCATCAGGTATGCCCATATTCTAACGCCACACGTGGCAACGTAGAGGTAAAATTGAATGTTACTAATAATTAA
- a CDS encoding gliding motility-associated C-terminal domain-containing protein, which yields MKIFTNLTVFFAAVCLLLFSALGVQAQRNYATTNRVGASGLLCVNCIVTNRANASDGNPQTFSVLNVAVGIAASTYEELIFPAAGKVPANTPVSIKLGSGDNLLDVTALGGIFIQAYNGNTPVAPGVGAATLVTAASNNNQVLVTFTPTQTYDRIRITLNGGLIGALSSIYLYEAFYNTPGVVPCNTAIDELHGISAGLLNLGVDVGGVANPTNAIDGDINTYSTLNASVGAVGATVQQTALFQSLSTPGDSVRLTLSIPQALIDAGVLTRLAVNTYNGNSNNGDSRTLNSALLNVRLLDLVNQRRRVTVTYAPSNVFDRVQLTLGGGIANVLSSVNLHEVQRVLPRPVIKNNNAVVANLQICGNSAVTLTATAMPNTVFNWYTSETGGTPIFTGATFTTPVLTTTTTYYVAASRAGCTDESERTRVIITVNAIPANPTLTSANTTICAGDVAVLSVAAPVAGVTYRWYDAQTGGTLVHTGNSFTTAALNTGRSYFVEAINAGGCSSAARAEAVITVQPRPAAPTLTANNQTINAGQTATISATSATAGATFNWYTTANATTPFFTGNSYTTPALFASQTYYVSAVNANGCQSSTRASITITVNIDTNTPCTFANQQTVNINGACIACTVTNTALVADADTTTASTISVGVGLAGAYAEQILKYQQPGFAGDMIKLVLQSPVGLTDVALLGQIRVTIYNGSTVVRTVTLNDNLVTLRLLGGGNRYAVFIPAPAGYDGVGVRLSSGVATLLTSVQLFYSSQQYPAITFADASPEICTGGTAQLSITSPASATGTFNWYAGPNGGAPLYSGSTITTNPINANTTLYVEYSRNGCVSPTRVPITIVVNPVPLKPVVQPSSATIYSGQTVTFKATAVGNTTINWYTTPTNGIPVFTGTTFTTPALSANAVYYAEASNGTCTSVDRTQVNVTVLTLVIPDVAVTPPTQNIITGQTATMTASSTTPGTTFNWYTTPTNGTPIFTGPTFTTPALSANATYYAEAVVTASGAVSATRASGQVIVNAATIPNVAVTPPTQAVNPSQTATFTASSTTPGTSFNWYTTPTNGSPIFTGAVFTTPPVFSNSTYYAEAIVDATGIKSASRASGTVTLNIITPNVTVTPPTQNINSGQTATLTASSTTPGASFNWYTTPTNGTPIFTGPVFTSPALYANATYYAEAVVDATGVTSTNRASGVVTVTEVPPGTPVIATTGTNICSGTATTLTVSNPNPDLTVRWYAEAGLTTLLATGNTFTTTTINNNTTYYAQATDPGGNKSAVASVTVTVIPRPAAPVVTVASTTTSSITFQWAAVSGATGYEVSTNNGAAFSSAGAGTTYTITGLQPNQSAGIIVRATGTCQTGANSVGVTGTSSNPLGNGLFVPNAFTPNGDGNNDIVYVYGTAVKGINFWVYNQWGELLYRTNVLNTGWDGTYKGRIQPVGVYVYYVEATMNDGQLIKQKGTITLLR from the coding sequence ATGAAAATTTTTACCAACCTTACCGTTTTTTTTGCCGCGGTATGCCTTTTGCTGTTTTCGGCCTTAGGTGTTCAAGCCCAGCGTAATTACGCAACCACCAATAGGGTGGGGGCAAGCGGACTACTTTGTGTAAATTGTATTGTTACTAACCGGGCCAACGCTTCCGATGGCAACCCGCAAACGTTTTCTGTATTGAACGTTGCAGTTGGCATTGCCGCAAGCACCTATGAGGAACTTATTTTTCCTGCTGCGGGGAAAGTGCCGGCAAATACACCGGTGTCTATTAAGTTAGGAAGCGGTGATAATTTGCTTGATGTGACCGCATTAGGAGGCATTTTTATCCAGGCTTACAATGGCAATACGCCGGTAGCCCCCGGGGTAGGAGCAGCCACACTGGTAACCGCCGCCAGTAACAATAATCAGGTTTTAGTGACGTTTACGCCTACGCAAACTTATGATAGGATAAGAATAACACTAAACGGTGGTTTGATAGGAGCGCTAAGCAGTATCTACCTTTACGAAGCCTTTTACAATACACCCGGCGTTGTTCCATGTAATACAGCAATTGATGAATTGCACGGTATTTCGGCAGGATTGCTTAACCTGGGTGTTGATGTTGGCGGGGTTGCTAACCCTACTAATGCAATTGATGGCGATATTAATACCTATTCAACGCTTAATGCATCGGTTGGTGCGGTTGGCGCAACTGTACAGCAAACAGCTTTGTTTCAGTCGCTTTCTACTCCGGGCGATTCGGTAAGACTTACCTTATCTATTCCACAAGCACTCATAGATGCCGGGGTATTGACAAGATTAGCTGTTAACACTTATAACGGCAACTCAAACAATGGCGACTCAAGAACTTTAAACTCGGCACTACTGAACGTTCGATTGCTTGATCTGGTTAACCAACGCCGGAGGGTAACCGTTACCTACGCCCCTTCAAACGTATTTGACAGAGTGCAACTTACTTTAGGTGGAGGCATTGCTAATGTGCTTAGTTCGGTGAATCTGCACGAGGTACAAAGGGTTTTGCCTCGCCCCGTTATCAAAAACAACAATGCGGTAGTAGCTAACTTGCAAATATGTGGTAATAGCGCTGTTACGCTAACAGCTACAGCTATGCCCAACACCGTGTTTAACTGGTACACTTCTGAAACAGGAGGTACGCCTATTTTTACAGGTGCAACTTTTACCACGCCTGTCTTAACCACCACAACAACGTATTATGTTGCAGCAAGCCGAGCCGGTTGTACAGATGAATCTGAACGTACGCGTGTTATTATTACAGTAAACGCTATACCCGCTAACCCAACGCTAACATCAGCAAACACTACTATTTGCGCAGGCGATGTAGCCGTACTTTCTGTTGCTGCACCGGTAGCAGGAGTCACCTACAGATGGTATGATGCTCAAACTGGCGGTACTTTGGTACATACCGGTAATAGTTTTACAACAGCTGCTTTAAATACCGGAAGGAGTTACTTTGTTGAAGCAATAAACGCAGGCGGATGTAGCAGTGCCGCGCGCGCTGAAGCTGTAATAACTGTTCAACCTCGCCCTGCCGCGCCAACGCTAACTGCAAATAATCAAACAATTAACGCGGGGCAAACTGCCACTATAAGTGCAACCTCTGCAACTGCAGGCGCAACTTTTAACTGGTACACCACGGCTAACGCAACCACGCCATTTTTTACGGGCAATAGTTATACCACGCCCGCTCTTTTTGCTTCGCAAACTTATTACGTAAGTGCGGTTAATGCTAATGGGTGCCAGTCATCAACCCGCGCGTCTATTACTATTACGGTAAATATTGATACCAACACGCCTTGTACGTTTGCCAATCAGCAAACTGTAAATATAAATGGAGCATGCATTGCATGTACAGTTACCAACACCGCCTTAGTTGCTGATGCAGATACTACTACAGCTTCAACCATATCAGTAGGTGTTGGCCTTGCAGGTGCTTATGCAGAGCAAATATTAAAATACCAACAACCTGGCTTCGCAGGCGATATGATCAAATTAGTTCTGCAAAGCCCTGTTGGACTGACTGACGTGGCATTGTTAGGTCAGATCAGAGTAACAATTTATAACGGCTCAACAGTTGTGCGTACAGTTACCTTGAATGACAATTTAGTAACCCTGAGGTTGCTGGGTGGAGGTAACAGGTATGCTGTATTTATACCCGCACCCGCAGGTTACGATGGGGTAGGTGTACGCCTAAGTTCGGGCGTTGCCACCTTACTTACATCGGTTCAATTATTCTACAGCTCTCAGCAATATCCTGCCATTACATTTGCCGATGCAAGTCCGGAAATATGTACCGGCGGAACAGCGCAACTATCTATTACATCGCCGGCATCGGCAACAGGTACATTCAATTGGTATGCCGGCCCTAACGGTGGTGCACCTCTTTATAGCGGTAGCACAATAACCACTAATCCAATTAACGCTAATACTACTTTATATGTTGAATATAGCAGAAACGGATGCGTAAGTCCAACACGTGTGCCTATAACGATAGTGGTAAATCCGGTGCCGTTAAAGCCTGTTGTACAACCTTCAAGCGCCACAATTTATAGTGGTCAAACAGTTACTTTCAAAGCAACCGCAGTTGGCAACACCACTATCAATTGGTATACCACGCCAACAAATGGCATACCTGTATTTACAGGAACAACCTTTACAACACCTGCGCTATCAGCCAATGCTGTTTATTATGCTGAAGCCAGTAACGGAACCTGTACATCTGTTGACAGAACACAAGTTAATGTTACCGTGTTAACGCTCGTTATTCCGGACGTTGCAGTAACACCTCCAACTCAAAACATCATTACCGGCCAAACCGCCACCATGACGGCATCGTCAACAACGCCGGGAACTACTTTTAACTGGTATACCACGCCAACAAACGGTACACCAATTTTTACCGGTCCAACTTTTACAACGCCTGCGTTATCGGCTAACGCAACTTATTATGCAGAAGCAGTTGTAACAGCAAGCGGTGCAGTTTCGGCAACGCGTGCGAGTGGTCAGGTTATAGTAAATGCGGCTACGATACCTAATGTTGCGGTAACGCCGCCAACCCAGGCAGTTAATCCAAGTCAAACTGCTACTTTCACTGCTTCATCTACAACTCCTGGTACGTCGTTTAACTGGTACACAACGCCAACCAATGGTTCGCCTATATTTACAGGTGCGGTATTTACTACGCCACCGGTATTCAGCAATTCCACTTATTATGCTGAGGCAATAGTTGATGCTACGGGCATAAAATCGGCAAGCAGGGCAAGCGGTACAGTAACGCTCAATATAATTACGCCAAATGTTACAGTTACACCGCCAACTCAAAATATAAATTCAGGCCAAACTGCAACACTTACTGCATCTTCAACAACACCGGGCGCATCCTTCAACTGGTATACAACGCCAACTAACGGAACGCCAATATTTACAGGACCGGTATTTACTTCGCCTGCGTTGTATGCAAATGCCACCTATTATGCCGAAGCCGTAGTTGATGCTACAGGTGTAACATCAACTAATCGCGCAAGCGGTGTGGTTACTGTTACAGAGGTGCCACCAGGCACCCCTGTTATAGCTACCACAGGTACTAACATTTGCTCGGGAACAGCTACCACTTTAACCGTCAGTAATCCTAACCCTGATCTGACGGTGCGCTGGTATGCCGAAGCCGGATTAACTACACTTTTAGCAACAGGTAACACTTTTACCACAACAACTATAAATAACAACACAACTTATTACGCGCAAGCTACAGATCCGGGCGGTAATAAATCAGCGGTAGCCAGCGTAACTGTTACCGTAATACCTCGCCCTGCAGCACCGGTAGTAACTGTTGCTTCTACAACAACCTCAAGCATCACCTTCCAGTGGGCGGCGGTAAGCGGAGCAACAGGTTATGAAGTAAGCACTAATAATGGCGCTGCATTTTCAAGCGCAGGTGCAGGTACAACTTATACCATAACTGGCTTGCAGCCTAACCAAAGCGCTGGCATTATTGTAAGAGCTACCGGTACGTGTCAAACCGGTGCTAACTCTGTTGGTGTAACCGGCACATCATCTAATCCGTTGGGTAACGGCCTTTTTGTACCTAACGCTTTTACACCTAATGGCGATGGTAATAATGACATAGTTTATGTATATGGAACTGCAGTAAAAGGCATCAATTTTTGGGTATACAATCAGTGGGGTGAACTGCTTTATCGCACCAATGTGCTAAACACAGGTTGGGATGGAACTTATAAAGGTAGAATTCAGCCTGTGGGTGTGTATGTATACTATGTAGAAGCCACTATGAATGATGGCCAATTAATTAAACAAAAAGGAACTATAACTCTACTACGATGA
- a CDS encoding NACHT domain-containing protein, whose protein sequence is MTPILPNHLEELKTCVLLAAGIANPMPADCKFISTLINKKTRQYVSETTLKRIYGFAYSKFKPSLFTINTMAQFCDYVDWKDFYQRKIAETKTGSSKNNLGWLQLRQKAATITGYTLQTLKNKSGIPYNKTIKRDFIDYHLQEFIASGCAGTVITAPAGYGKTIAMCHWIDEKMMQDEANDSNDIILMFSGNALMSTVHTGGSVSHWLLSLLGYNNTENNITTLLDVEQRKNGKFFLIVDGLDEFMFRSEQFRIILNQLVDVFSFYQSHSWFKLILTTRTSTWVNNKHQLAFNPDIWYTGINSGENFINVPLFSLREINDLCKKINPDVTGCVDIDIAQLFNHPLYLQEYYKIHKTDFSLSSADHTSLYELIATYVLNKVYLGPHSSEKIVLINALVDYVDLSGNEQNIRKLKVDHLLKQYPHAYNDLTSVGFLREFNESSNFHYNSYLTFGNQNYLEYSIAQSLLFKNDDCFDKKLITTINELFKGSTRKVNVLKWCIILSAQTDGLDTLEYITEAVLNPNEKTNLIVFIGELLERDYNSGNQGGILMKYFKQPLSNRIFEYFFGLELINPSYKKTLNMLLKFELSGRRRIIILSALGIIALIELNLDEVHRIINKLSQFPPDEISCLPVNPLLCLDSYYHCLKYNFIKKDALRELTQLYFSHPDKDANLHQTASNDLLYLLGVHTLFLCANPKKVLRFINFLNKHYRSEAPANCTTQYAYFIQVNKAAALFEIGDQKAVNDIYNSFTCHYADKQEIFTPFMKILYHNLRIKVLLNTQNQLLVINEIKNIVGIAKKWGYKYSKLKSFATILNDEGLKNDSPEFYRQVAYDATKMCREHDLDLQLFTRKKEEYRVN, encoded by the coding sequence ATGACACCTATTTTACCAAATCACCTGGAAGAATTAAAAACCTGTGTGCTGCTTGCTGCTGGTATAGCAAATCCTATGCCTGCAGATTGCAAGTTCATTTCTACCCTCATTAACAAGAAAACGCGTCAATATGTGAGCGAAACCACTTTGAAGCGTATTTATGGATTTGCATACAGCAAATTTAAGCCATCGTTGTTTACTATAAACACTATGGCGCAATTTTGCGACTATGTAGACTGGAAAGACTTTTATCAACGAAAAATAGCCGAAACAAAAACCGGCAGCTCTAAAAACAACTTAGGCTGGTTGCAATTGCGTCAAAAAGCAGCTACAATTACAGGTTATACGCTACAAACGCTAAAAAACAAGTCTGGTATCCCTTATAATAAAACCATCAAGAGGGATTTTATTGATTATCATTTACAAGAATTTATAGCATCTGGTTGCGCAGGTACTGTTATAACCGCCCCTGCCGGCTATGGTAAAACCATTGCCATGTGCCATTGGATTGATGAAAAAATGATGCAAGATGAGGCAAACGACAGCAACGATATAATATTAATGTTTAGTGGCAATGCATTAATGAGTACCGTGCACACGGGTGGAAGTGTTAGCCATTGGCTTTTGTCATTATTGGGCTATAACAATACTGAAAATAACATAACTACTTTGCTGGATGTTGAACAACGAAAAAACGGAAAGTTTTTTTTAATAGTTGACGGTCTTGACGAATTTATGTTCAGAAGTGAACAGTTCAGAATAATACTTAACCAACTTGTTGACGTTTTTTCATTTTATCAATCACACAGTTGGTTTAAGCTAATCCTAACAACCCGTACGTCAACATGGGTTAATAACAAACACCAATTGGCATTTAATCCGGATATCTGGTATACGGGCATTAATTCGGGAGAGAATTTTATTAATGTGCCACTATTTAGTTTACGTGAGATAAACGATTTGTGCAAAAAGATAAACCCTGACGTAACCGGGTGCGTGGATATTGATATAGCTCAATTATTTAACCATCCTCTGTATCTCCAGGAATACTATAAAATACACAAAACTGATTTTTCGTTAAGTTCAGCAGACCATACCTCTTTATACGAATTGATTGCTACCTATGTGCTTAATAAAGTTTACTTAGGCCCGCATTCGTCAGAAAAAATAGTGCTTATAAATGCTTTAGTTGATTATGTTGATCTGAGCGGAAACGAGCAGAATATCAGAAAACTTAAAGTTGATCATTTATTAAAACAATATCCACACGCTTATAATGATTTAACGAGTGTAGGCTTTCTGCGTGAATTTAATGAGAGCAGTAACTTTCATTACAATTCTTATTTAACATTTGGCAATCAAAACTATCTTGAATACAGTATTGCCCAATCGCTTTTATTTAAAAATGACGACTGTTTTGATAAAAAATTAATTACTACTATTAATGAGCTGTTTAAAGGTAGCACAAGAAAAGTTAACGTTTTAAAATGGTGCATAATACTTTCTGCCCAGACTGATGGTTTAGATACACTTGAATATATAACCGAAGCCGTATTAAATCCTAACGAAAAAACCAACCTCATTGTCTTTATAGGAGAGCTGCTTGAGCGTGATTACAACTCGGGCAACCAGGGCGGCATATTAATGAAATACTTTAAACAGCCGCTAAGCAACAGAATATTTGAGTATTTTTTTGGCTTAGAACTTATTAATCCAAGCTATAAAAAAACGCTCAACATGTTATTAAAGTTTGAGCTTTCAGGCAGGAGGCGTATTATTATTCTTTCAGCATTAGGAATAATTGCCTTGATTGAACTTAATTTAGATGAGGTACATAGAATTATTAACAAGTTAAGCCAGTTCCCACCCGATGAAATTAGCTGTTTACCCGTAAATCCGTTACTATGTCTTGACAGTTACTATCACTGTTTAAAATATAATTTCATAAAAAAGGATGCTTTGCGCGAGTTAACGCAGCTTTACTTCAGTCATCCGGATAAGGATGCAAACTTGCATCAAACGGCATCAAATGATCTGCTTTATTTACTTGGGGTGCATACGCTGTTTTTATGTGCTAACCCTAAAAAAGTATTACGCTTTATCAACTTTTTAAACAAGCATTACAGAAGTGAAGCGCCGGCAAATTGCACTACCCAATACGCTTACTTTATACAGGTAAATAAAGCCGCAGCACTTTTTGAAATTGGCGACCAGAAAGCTGTGAATGATATATACAATTCTTTCACATGTCATTATGCTGATAAGCAGGAGATATTCACGCCATTTATGAAGATATTATATCATAACCTACGCATTAAAGTATTACTAAACACTCAAAATCAACTGCTGGTTATAAACGAGATCAAGAACATTGTTGGAATTGCAAAAAAATGGGGTTACAAATATTCAAAGCTAAAATCCTTCGCAACCATACTCAATGATGAAGGATTGAAAAATGATTCACCGGAATTTTACCGTCAGGTAGCTTACGATGCCACCAAGATGTGCCGGGAACATGATTTGGATCTGCAATTATTCACCAGAAAAAAGGAAGAGTATAGAGTAAATTAA